From a region of the Opisthocomus hoazin isolate bOpiHoa1 chromosome 21, bOpiHoa1.hap1, whole genome shotgun sequence genome:
- the LOC104339114 gene encoding GTP-binding protein Rhes, which translates to MSLAVKEKNHVRLVFLGAAGVGKTALIHRFLMDTFEPKHRRTVEELHSKEYEVSGATVKVEILDTSGSYSFPAMRKLSIQNSDAFALVYAVDDAESFESVKSLREEILEVKEDKFPPIVVVGNKAEIGGERQVPAEDALSLVELDWNSRFVETSAKDNENVLEVFRELLQQANLPSRLSPALCKRRETLPKEQALRPPMNKTNSCSVC; encoded by the coding sequence ATGTCGCTGGCGGTGAAGGAGAAGAACCACGTGCGGTTGGTCTTCTTGGGCGCCGCCGGCGTGGGCAAGACAGCCCTCATCCACCGCTTCCTGATGGACACCTTCGAGCCCAAGCACCGGCGCACGGTGGAGGAGCTGCACAGCAAGGAGTACGAGGTGAGCGGGGCCACAGTCAAGGTGGAAATCCTGGACACGAGTGGCAGTTATTCCTTCCCGGCCATGAGGAAGCTCTCGATCCAGAACAGCGATGCCTTCGCCCTGGTCTATGCTGTAGATGACGCCGAGTCCTTTGAAAGCGTCAAGAGCTTGCGGGAGGAGATCCTGGAGGTGAAGGAGGACAAGTTCCCTCCCATTGTGGTGGTCGGCAACAAGGCGGAGATCGGTGGTGAGCGGCAGGTGCCGGCAGAGGATGCCCTGTCGCTGGTGGAGCTGGACTGGAACAGCCGCTTCGTGGAGACGTCGGCCAAGGACAACGAGAACGTCCTGGAGGTCTtcagggagctgctgcagcaagcCAACCTGCCCAGCCGGCTCAGCCCGGCGCTCTGCAAGAGGAGGGAGACGCTGCCCAAGGAGCAGGCGCTGAGGCCTCCCATGAACAAGACCAACAGCTGCTCGGTGTGCTGA